TGCATGGCCATCACATCCGGCTGCAACGCTTCGTTTTCAAGGCCGATCGGCTCGTTGTCCGAAATCCGGGCTGGTGCATTGGCGGAAGACGGCACGGTGCTGACGGTTGGTCCGAGCGATGCGACCTGCGTCAGGCCTGGCTTCTGAATAGGATAGGGGCCTTGGCCAGTCGCGAGATTGACCGTCTGGCCTGTGCCCGAAGCGCCATTTATGGCGGCCAGCGCATTGTTTCCCGATGCGGTATTGGCAAGCGCGGTGACAGCAGATTGCGATGGAGGCGTCACGGCCTGCGTGCCAGGAACGACCGTCGTCATCGTGCCGTTTGCGGCGGCTACAGGTGTCGAGGCGCCTGTTGCGACGGTGCCATTTGCCGGTGCTACGGTACTGGCGCCCGGCTGTGTGACGCCTGGCTGCGCTGCGGCGGCAACGGCTTGATGAGCCGATGCGGGTTTTGGCGCTATATCGGCTTTGGAATTGTCATTGACATTGGTGCAACTGGAAAGGGCTGCGACGATGACAGCAGTGATGCTGATGGCAATCGTGCGGTCCGTTTTCGCTGTCATGCAGATGTCCGTCGGCTATTGAAACGAGCGCTGCCCACAGGCAACGCACGAACTATTAACATCGGATTCACAAATTTGACAGCCCCCTTGAAGTCTAATGCTAACGATCACTGAAAATGACCGTTGGTATTCCCTTTGCAAATATCTCAAGCCACTGATGCATTTGAGATATTTGCAATGCCTTCAAGGCGAGGATGTGGTCCACATCTTCGATGCCTTGGTCTAAAAGGGGATAACCTGTCAAAGACCGTGATTCAGGCGGCAATCCGGCGATAACCGGCGCTGACGGAACGGGCGGAAATCAGCATGGATTTGCCCTTTGGCTGCACCATACGGCGTGCCGAACGGCGGCGAATTATCCGGTCGAAAGAGTGTGCATAAATTGCCTGAAGCCCACAGACTAAGGCCGCGAGAGCCATGAAAGCCAGTTCCATGGTCAGAAAATCTCCGCTGAACGGCGAAAAGCCCGATGTGATCTGAGTGGTGATCGCCAACAGAAAGACCAGTGTGCGCGCATCCAGAGCCGAACCGATCACGGCCTGCGACACAATGACCATGGCGCGCCGGTCGGCCAGATTGTCGTTATCGGCCACCGGGCCAATATGCAGCGGCGCGCGCCAGAGTCTGAGTGCCAGAACCATCAATATGGCCATGCCTGGCCAGCGCAGGGCAGAGAGTGCCGTGGCGTTGATATTGCTGAGCGCTTGGGCCATTCCGAATACCAGGCACGCGGCGATGCCATAGCCTGTCATGCTGCCCAGCACGCAGAGTGTGGCAGCCCGACCGCCGCCCGCTTGCCGGCAGGCGATGATCCGCTTGGTATTGCGTCCAGGCACAACAAGGAAGGCAGCGCTTGCTGCTGAAAACAACAGCCAATCCTGAAATGTCATGGGCCTGCCTCCGTGTTCGGTCTGCCTGTGGCGGGATATCATCAACCTCATCCCGGCCCGGGCACTCCCGATATAAACATAGCAGCGCCGCATGCCCTTGGCACCGGCGCTGTCACAATAAATAGTCTGTCATTTCCGTTTCAAAACCCCAGGCGGATCCGAACAGTCATGCAGGCATGCTTCGGGCAATTACGCCGTCAGCATCGCCTGCAAACAGAAGCCACCATTCGCCGTCAAGGTCAATGTGCCGGACGGAATTTCTGGCCCAGATGGTCCATCACATCTTTGAACCATGGCGTAGAGAGGTCGAAAGCCTTGCCGCCCTTGATGCGGGGGAATTCGATGGCGCGCAATTTGCCGCCCTGGTCCTCGTCATGACCGGTGACGCCGGAGACGCCGTTCAATCCACTTTCAACAGCAAGGTCCACCATGCTCTGGATCAGCCGCAAGTCCTCGTAATTGGCCGGAGCCGAACGGGCGTAATAGCCTGACTTCTGCACCATAGAGCGCTCGGCATCGAGCAATTTGGCGAAATGCTTCTGGAACCAGCCGCCGACATTGATCGTATCGAGCTTTACATGGCCGAAAGCGTCGCGCTTGATCTCTTCGCCGGCCTTTTCCCGGTCGGCGATGATTTCATCCATGCAGGCGCCTTCCGAGACGAACAGCGTGACGAAGCCGGTGCGGTCCATCAGTTCCTTCAGCCGCTCGGCCTCGGCTTCCATATCGAAATGTGTCTCGGGCAGATAAAGACCGTCGATTGTCTTCAGTTCTTCATTCATCATGAAGCCCTCGACATATTCATTATGCTGGATGCGCTGGATATAGGCGCGGGCGGTCGCCGCAGTCAGCCAGCCGCAATGGCGGCCCATGACCTCATGAATGACCAGCGTGCGCGGCGCGGCACTCTGTTCGTTGGAAACATGGTCGAAGAAGCGGGCACCGACTTCCGCCGCGGTCCAGGCACCGAGCGACTGGCGGATCGGCACGACATCGTTATCGACGGTTTTGGGCAGGCCGACGACGGTCAGGTCATAGCCATTGGCACCGAGATAGGCGGCGAGATCGGCAGCCGTCGTATTGGTATCGTCACCGCCGATTGTGTGCAGAATGGTGATGCCATCGGCGGCCAGGCGCTCGGCGGCCACCTGCAACGGGTTCTGGCCTTCCTTGACCAGGCCGCGCTTGACGCAATCGGCGACATTGGTGAGCTTGACGCGGCTATTGCCGATGGGCGACCCGCCATAGCGATGCAGGACATGGGCCTGTTCGCGCATATGCTGGTTGATCTCGATCTTGTAGTCCATCAACAGGCCGCGATAGCCGGATTTATAGGCGACGATCTCGGCATCGGGTGCGATGTCGCTATAGCGCTCGATCAACCCGCCCACTGCCGATGAGAGGCAGGGTGCAAGGCCCCCGGCGGTCAGCAATGCGACTTTGGTCTTGGCCATCAAATCCTCCTTCTTGCGGACAAAGTGCCGCAGACGTTTACGAAATGGTGCCAATGGATGCGACAGAGGCCGGATGCTGTAAAGCGAAAAATTGAACAAAATCCGCAGTTTCGTGGAAATGTCATCAGCCACGGAAATATAATCGTTTCAAATGGAAAGCCGTAAGCGGGAGGCTTGTGGAAAAGCTAGTATGCCAACGAAGACGTGAAGCATTCGCTGATTCTGCACTGCGGTAAAACCTGGAAAGTGAACAAAGTTTAACCCGAAACAGTGGGGTGCTTCTCTTGCATTTCAAGTGATAATTTGGTCAATCTGTCAAAATGATTTTCGATTTCGCCTGCCAACAATTATCGTCCCTCTGGGAGCGGCTGCTCGGCGCGGTCAGCGACGCGGCCGGCAATGCCTTGTCGTCGATTGTCGAAGCGATCCGTACCGTCTTTGAGGGTGATCCGGAAACGCGCAGGCGCGTGTCTTTTTCCGTGGCGATCATCGCGCTTTCGGCCAAGATGGCCAAGGCCGATGGCGTCGTGTCGCAGGCTGAGGTCAATGCGTTTCGCAGCATTTTCGATTTTCCGCCGGAAGAGGCCCGCAACGTCGCGCGCCTTTATAATCTCGCCAAGCAGGATATTGCCGGTTACGAAGCCTATGCTGAAAAGCTCGCCAATCTCTGCGGCTCGCGCACCAGAGGCTGCCCGGTGCTCGAAGAGATCGTCGATGCCCTGTTTCACATCGCCACGGCGGACGGGTTGATCCACGAGAAGGAATTGGCTTTTCTCTCCCGCATCGCCGAAATTTTCGAGATTGGTGAGGATCGGTTCGAACAGATTTCCGCCCGTCATCTCGCGCCCGACCAGGACCCCTACGGTATTCTCGGCGTGTCGCGCAGCGATGATTTTGGCACGATTCGCAAACGCTACCGGGCTCTGGCCTCCGAGCACCATCCCGACCGGCTGCATGCGCGTGGCCTGCCAGTGGAAATGCACGCTGCCGCCCATCAACGGATGGCCAGTTTCAACGCGGCCTATGCCGCGATTGAAAAGGAACGCCGGGCCGCATGACTGCATTCATCGCCGATTATCCAGACGCCGTGGTGGTGCCATCCCCGAATCACGGTGAGCGCATCGAATGCGCGGCCCCTGACACCATCATTCTGCATTATACCGGCATGCCGAGCGAAGAGGCAGCACTCTCGTGGCTCTGCACTGTGGAAAGCCAGGTTTCCAGCCATTATCTGGTGCGTGAAAACGGTGATGTCGTGCAGATGGTGCCGGAAAGCCGCCGAGCCTGGCATGCCGGCAAGAGTTTCTGGGCGGGCGCGACCGATATCAATTCCCGCTCAATTGGCATCGAGATTGCCAATGCCGGACATCCGTCTCTGCCGGATTATCCCGAAAAACAGGTGGATGCCGTCGCGCAATTGTGTCTTGATTGTGCAAGTCGCTGGTCCATCGCCCCGGAGCGGGTGCTGGCCCATTCCGATATTGCGCCTGTTCGCAAGGTCGATCCGGGCGAACATTTCCCCTGGGATCAGCTACACGCCCTGGGCGTAGGGCATTGGGTGGAACCAACCGCGATGACCGGAGGGCGCTTCTTCCAGAGAGGGGATAACGGCCAGCCGGTCGAGGCATTGCAATCCATGTTGTCTCTCTATGGATACCCTGTTGAAATCAATGGGGATTTTGATGCAGTGACCGAGGGTGTCGTCAGAAGTTTCCAGCTGCATTTCCGCCCCTCCAAGGTCGATGGCGTGGCCGATTATTCGACCATCGACACCCTGCATCGTCTGCTGGCGGCGTTGCCGCGTTTCAGCTGAGGATTGCGGGCTGTTGTCGTCCGCAGACGGCTTTCGGCAGGGTCGAAAATCACCTCTTTTTACCATGCCATAGGATTTCCTTATTGAGTCTGTCTAACAGCAGCCGTCGCAGCCATGGTATTCCTCGGCAGCGGTTGAGATGAACAGCGAATGTGATTTCCAAAATGGAAGTCTTTCGCAAATATCAACGATGAGGGCGATGAACATCGCTGTCCTTTGCTGGGCAGTGGACGGGTAAATAGTGCGCTTTGCTGGCATCCGTGTCCGCCCCTTTGTCTGGAGACTGACCTTTTTCATGAAAACTTCGCTTTTCGCTGCCGCGGCATGCATTGCCGTTTCTATGTCTGCCGTTTCCCAAGCCGAGGCGGCTGATGCCGGCAAGGGCTTGACCCTGATGGACATGTTGCGTGCCAATAAACAGCAAGCCGACCTCGCCAAGCCTCTGGAGAAAACCAGGCTCTCGAATAAAACCGGGACTGATGATCAGAAAGCCGATATGCAGGGGGCTGCTGGCAAGGCGCCCTATCATGCCCTGATCTCGTCCTATGCCAAGCAATATGGCGTGCCGGTGGAACTGGCCAGCGCCGTGGTGAAAATCGAAAGCGGCTTCAACCCGAAAGCGCGCGGCACGCATGGCGAAGTCGGCCTGATGCAGATCAAGCCCGCCACCGCCCGCGCCATGGGCTATACCGGTACTGTTGCCGGGCTTTACGACCCATCCACCAATCTCAAATACGGGATGAAATATCTCGCCATGGCCCACCAGCTTGGCGGTGGTGATACCTGCGGTGCCATCTTGCGCTACAATGCCGGCCACGGCGCGACACGCATGAACCCGGTTTCCAAGCAATATTGCGGTCAGGTGGAAGCTGCGCTGGAAAACAGCTGAAAAGTTGACAGCGTCCCTTCTACCACTCTTGTGGGGTGAGGCGACGTGGTGATCACGCAAGAACCGTCGTTTCTGCCGGTTCTTGCGTCAGATCAATCAAACCATGTGGCAAGTCTGATCGATAATGCTATCCAATTGGCAAATCATTTTGGACGAGCGGTATGACGGATCAGGTCTTTAAATATCTCATTATCGGACGCGGTATGATGGGTGCGGCGGCGGCGCGGCATCTGGCACTGCAAACGGATGGCGTGGCACTGGTCGGGCCGGATGAGCCCGCTGACAAGCAAAGCCACGAAGGCGTCTTTGCCAGCCATTACGACGAAGCGCGAATCACCCGTACCATCGATAGCGATCCTGTCTGGGCAAAGCTCGCTCATGCGTCGATTGCCCGCTATAGTGAAATCGAACAGCAGAGCGGCATCCGGTTTTACCACGAGGCTGGTTGCCTGATCGTCGGAACGAGCCCGGATGGTCATTCCGACTATGTCGCCAAGGCGGCGCGCGCTGCCGAAGGGCTCGGCGTTTCCACCCAGTCTTTCGACCATGCCGGTCTTGCCGAGCGTTTCAGTTATTTCCGGTTCGAGCCTGTTTCCATTGGGATTTATGAGGCGCATCACGCCGGCTACGTCAATCCGCGCCGTTTGGTGGAGGCCCAGTCGGAGCTGGCTGCTCGGGCGGGGGCATCTCTGATCAACGATGTGGTCATAGGCATTCGCGACGAGGGCGGCCATGCGGTGGTCACGACCGCAGGCGGCAAGGTGTTGAAAGCCGAAAAACTGTTGGTTGCAGCGGGCGGGTTTTCCATTGCCGACACGCTGTTGCCGCGCCGGATTGATCTGTCGGTTTATGCTCGAACTGTTACCTTTTTCGAAATCGCCGATCAGGATCTGCCCGCCTATCACGGCATGCCGTCGCTCATTCACGAGCCGTCCAATCCACGCGATCACATCTATCTGCTTCCACCAGTGCGCTACCCTGATGGTAAAACCTATCTCAAGATCGGCGGCGATCCCGATGATGTCAGGCTGAAGACCGAGCCCGAAATCCGCGCCTGGTTCAGGGGTGGCGGACGGGAAAGCGCACGCGATCATCTGGCGCGCATTTGCAGATCGCTGGTGCCGGGTGTTGCCCAGGCGCCGGTGTCGATGGCGCCCTGCGTGACCTCCTTTACGGGCAGTGGCTATCCGGCCATCGGGTTTAGCGACAGCCCACGCATCGCGGTGCTGACTGGCGGCTGCGGGGCGGCGGCGAAAAGCTCGGACGAAATTGGCCGGCTGGGTGCCGAGTTGATCCTGCGCGGCACGATTGTCCATGAGGAGTATGATGCAGATTTCACGCCTGTTTTCGTGTGAGCGCATGATTTCGGTGGCTTTCTCCAGATGTCTCCGTTAATCACGCCGAACCAGTCGGCCGGGCAGCCGCGCTTTACCAATGCCGAAAGGCGGTAGGGTGAGGAAAGTCCGGGCTCCACGGAAACACGGTGCCGGATAACGTCCGGCGAGGGCGACCTCAGGGAAAGTGCCACAGAAAGCAGACCGCCCCGTTTATCGGGGTAAGGGTGAAAGGGTGGGGTAAGAGCCCACCGCGTCGCTGGTGACAGGGACGGCATGGTAAACCCCACCGGGAGCAAGACCGAATAGGGATGACGCGGGTGCAACGCAAGTTGCGCTACAGCCGGTTTTCGGGCCAGTCATCCGGGTGGGTTGCGAGAGGCGGTGCGCAAGTATCGTCCCAGATGAATGGCTGCCACGTTCCGGGAAACCGGGGCCATACAGAACCCGGCTTACAGGCCGACTGGTATTTCCTGCCAAGGGCCGTGCGGAGGCCTTGCTTGAGGTTGAAAAACCATAAGCGCCGTTGCGCCCCTTTTTCCCTCTTTTGCTAATTTTCGTTTATTTTCATATTATTAGAAAGCATACTTGCGGATATGGGTGGCTTGCTTCCGTCAAGCCATAATAACCATTCATTAATCTTAACGGGTTATAAATTTCCGATGAAGTAGACTGGTTTGCCAACCCTAATCCCATTGACGCCCATGGTGTCCCATGTTATCCCATAAGTGCACTGCCGAGGGGCGGATAACAGCCCCGACATGCGAGACTGAGAAGCAGGCCTGGAGTGGCTATTTTTCCTGTTTCGTCCTAGCGGCAAGGGGCTTGTCGGCTCGGGTGTATCAATGGAAATGCGGGTGTGTGGACCGCGTTGATCGAAAAGGGGCGGCGGTAGCGCGTAATGAACCGCTTCTTGTCCAATGCGACGAACCGGATCGATACGAAGGGGCGGGTTTCCGTTCCGGCGGCGTTCCGTGCTGTTCTGGTGGAGCGGGGCATCCAGGAGCTTTATTGCTTCCAGGATTTCACCTTTCCGGCGATCAGTATCGGCGGGCCGGATCTGTTGGAGCGCTACGAACGGCAGATTGTCGGCGAGGATCCGTTTTCGCCGGTTGCCAACGAAATGTCGCTTCTCGTACATGGGGGCGGCGTTTTCATGCGCCTCGACAGCGAGGGGCGTCTTATGGTCACGGATTTTATCCGCGACTTTACGGGTATTGCGTCCGAAGTGACCTTTGTCGGTCGCTCGGATCATTTTCAAGTGTGGCAGCCGCAGGCGTTTCACGAGGCGCAGGCGGCGGCAAGAAAGGGACTCGGTCTGAAGAGGGCGGGTTCCAGTTAGAGCATTTCCAGGAAAAGTGGAAACCTGTTTTCCGTCCGGAAATGCGCAAATGCAATGATGTAGACTACCTCCCTTTTTCAAAGAAAAAGGGAGGTAGTCTAAGGCGGAGAAGCGGAATGGTGACGGATCTTGGCGGAGGGTATGCTGAAGCCGAAGGCGGACCGGTCCGTCACATTCCGGTTCTTCTCGAGCCTGTCATAGATGCCCTCGAGCCCTCTGCCGGTAAGGTCATCCTGGATGGCACGTTTGGGGCGGGTGGTTATACGTCAGCTATTCTCGATACTGGTGCCGATGTCATCGCGCTCGACCGTGATCCGAATGCGATTGCTGGCGGGCAAGCCATGGTTGCCGCTCGCGCCGGTCGTCTCACGCTTCATCATACCCGGTTTTCCACGCTGGATAATTTTGCCCCCGAAGGCGGGCTGGATGGCATCGTTCTCGATATCGGCGTCTCCTCCATGCAGATCGATGAGGCCGAGCGTGGGTTTTCCTTCCAGCGCAACGGGCCGCTCGATATGCGGATGTCCGGCACGGGTGTGTCTGCCGCCGATGTCGTCAACCGAGCCAAGGTTGGCGACCTCATCAGGATTTTCGGCTTTCTGGGCGAGGAAAAGCAATCCGGCCGCATTGCCCGCGCTATCGAAAAGCGCCGGGTCAATCATCCTTTCCAGACCACGCGCGATCTGGCGGGCATGATTGAGATCGTCACCCCACGCAAGGCGAAGGACAAGATCCATCCGGCGACGCGGGTGTTTCAGGCGCTGCGGGTTTTCGTCAATGACGAGCTTGGCGAATTGGCCGAGGCGCTGTTTGCCGCCGAGCGGGCCTTGAAGCCGGGCGGACGGCTGGTTGTCGTCACCTTTCATTCGCTTGAAGACCGTATCGTCAAGAAATTCTTCTCAGACCGTTCCGGCAAGGCCGCCGGTTCGCGGCATATGCCTATGGCGTTCGAGCGCCCGGCAACTTTTGAGCCGGTCGGTAAAGGAATGGTGACCGCGACAGAAGAGGAGGCCGAG
The nucleotide sequence above comes from Agrobacterium vitis. Encoded proteins:
- a CDS encoding transglycosylase SLT domain-containing protein, which encodes MTAKTDRTIAISITAVIVAALSSCTNVNDNSKADIAPKPASAHQAVAAAAQPGVTQPGASTVAPANGTVATGASTPVAAANGTMTTVVPGTQAVTPPSQSAVTALANTASGNNALAAINGASGTGQTVNLATGQGPYPIQKPGLTQVASLGPTVSTVPSSANAPARISDNEPIGLENEALQPDVMAMHSAVPTPRPGSVASSSVAYASPAKPVVKSFALLDAQFDTSAPGPVPSATPEASKSSASSTSETASRGPTVINGLVNKYAALYGMPSALIHRVIHRESRYNPSAYSRGNYGLMQIRYNTARSLGYEGPAEGLFDPETNLKYAIKYLRGAWMVAENNNDNAVRLYARGYYFDAKRKGLLDEVQ
- a CDS encoding LysE family transporter produces the protein MTFQDWLLFSAASAAFLVVPGRNTKRIIACRQAGGGRAATLCVLGSMTGYGIAACLVFGMAQALSNINATALSALRWPGMAILMVLALRLWRAPLHIGPVADNDNLADRRAMVIVSQAVIGSALDARTLVFLLAITTQITSGFSPFSGDFLTMELAFMALAALVCGLQAIYAHSFDRIIRRRSARRMVQPKGKSMLISARSVSAGYRRIAA
- a CDS encoding pyrophosphate--fructose-6-phosphate 1-phosphotransferase, with product MAKTKVALLTAGGLAPCLSSAVGGLIERYSDIAPDAEIVAYKSGYRGLLMDYKIEINQHMREQAHVLHRYGGSPIGNSRVKLTNVADCVKRGLVKEGQNPLQVAAERLAADGITILHTIGGDDTNTTAADLAAYLGANGYDLTVVGLPKTVDNDVVPIRQSLGAWTAAEVGARFFDHVSNEQSAAPRTLVIHEVMGRHCGWLTAATARAYIQRIQHNEYVEGFMMNEELKTIDGLYLPETHFDMEAEAERLKELMDRTGFVTLFVSEGACMDEIIADREKAGEEIKRDAFGHVKLDTINVGGWFQKHFAKLLDAERSMVQKSGYYARSAPANYEDLRLIQSMVDLAVESGLNGVSGVTGHDEDQGGKLRAIEFPRIKGGKAFDLSTPWFKDVMDHLGQKFRPAH
- a CDS encoding J domain-containing protein, producing MIFDFACQQLSSLWERLLGAVSDAAGNALSSIVEAIRTVFEGDPETRRRVSFSVAIIALSAKMAKADGVVSQAEVNAFRSIFDFPPEEARNVARLYNLAKQDIAGYEAYAEKLANLCGSRTRGCPVLEEIVDALFHIATADGLIHEKELAFLSRIAEIFEIGEDRFEQISARHLAPDQDPYGILGVSRSDDFGTIRKRYRALASEHHPDRLHARGLPVEMHAAAHQRMASFNAAYAAIEKERRAA
- a CDS encoding N-acetylmuramoyl-L-alanine amidase, giving the protein MTAFIADYPDAVVVPSPNHGERIECAAPDTIILHYTGMPSEEAALSWLCTVESQVSSHYLVRENGDVVQMVPESRRAWHAGKSFWAGATDINSRSIGIEIANAGHPSLPDYPEKQVDAVAQLCLDCASRWSIAPERVLAHSDIAPVRKVDPGEHFPWDQLHALGVGHWVEPTAMTGGRFFQRGDNGQPVEALQSMLSLYGYPVEINGDFDAVTEGVVRSFQLHFRPSKVDGVADYSTIDTLHRLLAALPRFS
- a CDS encoding lytic transglycosylase domain-containing protein; amino-acid sequence: MKTSLFAAAACIAVSMSAVSQAEAADAGKGLTLMDMLRANKQQADLAKPLEKTRLSNKTGTDDQKADMQGAAGKAPYHALISSYAKQYGVPVELASAVVKIESGFNPKARGTHGEVGLMQIKPATARAMGYTGTVAGLYDPSTNLKYGMKYLAMAHQLGGGDTCGAILRYNAGHGATRMNPVSKQYCGQVEAALENS
- a CDS encoding NAD(P)/FAD-dependent oxidoreductase gives rise to the protein MTDQVFKYLIIGRGMMGAAAARHLALQTDGVALVGPDEPADKQSHEGVFASHYDEARITRTIDSDPVWAKLAHASIARYSEIEQQSGIRFYHEAGCLIVGTSPDGHSDYVAKAARAAEGLGVSTQSFDHAGLAERFSYFRFEPVSIGIYEAHHAGYVNPRRLVEAQSELAARAGASLINDVVIGIRDEGGHAVVTTAGGKVLKAEKLLVAAGGFSIADTLLPRRIDLSVYARTVTFFEIADQDLPAYHGMPSLIHEPSNPRDHIYLLPPVRYPDGKTYLKIGGDPDDVRLKTEPEIRAWFRGGGRESARDHLARICRSLVPGVAQAPVSMAPCVTSFTGSGYPAIGFSDSPRIAVLTGGCGAAAKSSDEIGRLGAELILRGTIVHEEYDADFTPVFV
- the mraZ gene encoding division/cell wall cluster transcriptional repressor MraZ — encoded protein: MNRFLSNATNRIDTKGRVSVPAAFRAVLVERGIQELYCFQDFTFPAISIGGPDLLERYERQIVGEDPFSPVANEMSLLVHGGGVFMRLDSEGRLMVTDFIRDFTGIASEVTFVGRSDHFQVWQPQAFHEAQAAARKGLGLKRAGSS
- the rsmH gene encoding 16S rRNA (cytosine(1402)-N(4))-methyltransferase RsmH, with the translated sequence MVTDLGGGYAEAEGGPVRHIPVLLEPVIDALEPSAGKVILDGTFGAGGYTSAILDTGADVIALDRDPNAIAGGQAMVAARAGRLTLHHTRFSTLDNFAPEGGLDGIVLDIGVSSMQIDEAERGFSFQRNGPLDMRMSGTGVSAADVVNRAKVGDLIRIFGFLGEEKQSGRIARAIEKRRVNHPFQTTRDLAGMIEIVTPRKAKDKIHPATRVFQALRVFVNDELGELAEALFAAERALKPGGRLVVVTFHSLEDRIVKKFFSDRSGKAAGSRHMPMAFERPATFEPVGKGMVTATEEEAEINPRARSAKLRAGIRTAHPAMKADFSIFDLPDLAEIERLGA